A stretch of Acidobacteriota bacterium DNA encodes these proteins:
- a CDS encoding MATE family efflux transporter — MMPVLLSEASRVEVRSMTTLAVPVVLAEMGWFTMSLVDTVMVGPLGPAAIGAVGTGSILFMTLMVFGFGTLLALDTFVSQSFGAGRIDECHRWLFAGVQLATLLSVALMAASVAGLALLPAVGFHPELLGELTSYMTHLVWSAPPLLAYVVFRRYLQAMNLVRPIMVALVAANVMNAFVNWALIFGNMGMPAMGVAGAAYATVVSRVVLAVSLLGIIFYNERGTPSGLHDVPFKWEGRRVWRLFQLGWPAAMQITLEVGVFAAASALAARIGPLASAANQVVLNIAGFIFMIPYGIGSAAAVRVGQAVGRRDALGVRRAGWAALGLASAVMTGAAVLFLTVPAALIRVYSTDATVVDVGIVLLFICSVFQLFDGLQTVATGALRGLGDTRTPMVLNLVGHWAIGLPIGYVLCFNRGWGVAGLWAGLSVGLILIGGSLLMVWHVKSRATTFVEAS; from the coding sequence GTGATGCCCGTCCTGCTGTCGGAGGCCTCGCGCGTCGAGGTCCGATCGATGACGACGCTGGCGGTGCCTGTGGTGCTGGCGGAAATGGGCTGGTTCACCATGAGCCTGGTGGACACCGTCATGGTGGGACCCCTCGGCCCGGCGGCCATCGGCGCTGTCGGCACCGGCAGCATCCTCTTCATGACGCTGATGGTGTTCGGGTTCGGCACTCTGCTGGCGCTCGACACGTTTGTCTCGCAGAGCTTTGGCGCCGGCCGGATCGATGAGTGCCATCGTTGGCTGTTCGCAGGCGTGCAACTGGCCACGCTTCTGTCAGTGGCCCTGATGGCGGCATCCGTCGCGGGCCTGGCATTGCTGCCGGCTGTCGGCTTTCATCCCGAACTGCTGGGAGAACTCACGTCCTACATGACGCACCTTGTGTGGTCGGCGCCGCCGTTGCTGGCGTACGTCGTCTTCAGGAGATACCTGCAGGCGATGAATCTCGTGCGCCCCATCATGGTGGCGCTGGTCGCTGCCAACGTCATGAATGCGTTCGTGAATTGGGCGCTCATCTTCGGCAACATGGGAATGCCGGCCATGGGCGTGGCCGGCGCCGCGTACGCGACTGTGGTATCCCGCGTGGTGCTGGCGGTCAGCTTGCTGGGCATCATTTTTTACAACGAGCGCGGCACACCATCGGGCCTGCACGATGTGCCGTTCAAATGGGAAGGTCGCCGCGTGTGGCGGTTGTTTCAGCTGGGGTGGCCGGCGGCGATGCAGATCACGCTTGAGGTGGGTGTGTTTGCCGCTGCGTCGGCGCTTGCGGCCAGGATTGGGCCGCTGGCATCCGCCGCGAATCAGGTGGTGCTCAATATCGCCGGGTTCATCTTCATGATTCCCTACGGGATCGGATCGGCGGCGGCTGTGAGGGTGGGGCAGGCGGTGGGGCGTCGCGATGCGCTTGGCGTTCGGCGCGCCGGTTGGGCCGCGCTGGGTCTGGCATCCGCGGTCATGACTGGTGCCGCAGTGCTGTTTCTGACGGTCCCCGCCGCCCTCATCAGGGTCTATTCCACCGACGCCACCGTCGTCGACGTCGGCATCGTGCTGCTGTTCATTTGCTCGGTGTTTCAGTTGTTCGACGGCCTGCAGACGGTGGCCACCGGAGCCTTGCGGGGCCTCGGCGACACCCGCACCCCGATGGTGCTGAACTTGGTGGGGCACTGGGCAATCGGGCTACCCATTGGCTACGTGCTGTGTTTCAATCGCGGATGGGGCGTGGCGGGCTTGTGGGCCGGGTTGTCGGTGGGACTCATTCTCATCGGCGGATCCCTGTTGATGGTCTGGCATGTCAAGAGTCGTGCGACCACGTTCGTGGAGGCATCATGA
- a CDS encoding M2 family metallopeptidase, whose product MRQRVWIALWTACLSISACGTPAPTVAEAEAFLKDMNETMLALGRDAGQAGWVYSTYINDDTESLNARANQKYIEAIARFAKDAVKYDGVNVSPDARRQLDLLKVSLVLVTPGNPQEAAELTTIAAGLEGTYGKGRWCQDAAKPSECLDIEQITDIMATSRDEARLRAVWEGWHTISTPMRSDYTRFVELGNKGARELGFADTGAMWRMKYDMPADDFTKELDRLWQQVRPLYESLHAYVRLKLREKYGDVVPADGPIPAHLLGNIWAQDWSNVYGLVSPGSADPGYSLSDILKGRKASAVDMVKMGERFYSSLGLAPMPGTFWTRSLFTKPQDRDVVCHASAWDVDYEDDLRIKMCIDATDEDFSTIHHELGHNYYQRAYKALPTIYRDSANDGFHEAIGDTIALSITPEYLVKIGLIDKAPDASRDLGLLMGRALEKVAFLPFSLLVDQWRWQVFSGQIAPADYNKAWWALRLKYQGVAPASARGEEYFDPGAKYHVPGNTPYTRYFLAHILQFQFHRELSKTAGCTSPLHRCSIYNSADAGRRLDAMMKMGLSKPWPDALDALAGSRQMDATAIVDYFAPLKTWLDAQLKGTPVGW is encoded by the coding sequence ATGAGGCAAAGAGTCTGGATTGCACTGTGGACGGCATGTCTGTCGATCTCGGCGTGCGGCACGCCCGCGCCAACGGTGGCTGAAGCGGAGGCGTTTCTCAAGGACATGAATGAGACCATGCTGGCCCTCGGTCGCGACGCGGGGCAGGCAGGCTGGGTGTACTCCACCTACATCAACGACGACACGGAAAGCCTGAACGCCCGGGCGAATCAGAAGTACATCGAGGCGATCGCGCGGTTTGCCAAGGACGCCGTCAAGTACGACGGTGTGAACGTTTCTCCGGATGCACGGCGCCAACTGGATCTGCTGAAAGTGTCATTGGTGCTGGTCACTCCAGGCAACCCGCAGGAGGCAGCGGAACTGACCACGATTGCTGCAGGCCTGGAAGGCACGTACGGCAAAGGCCGATGGTGCCAGGACGCGGCGAAACCGTCGGAGTGCCTCGACATCGAACAGATCACCGACATCATGGCCACCTCGCGTGATGAAGCCCGACTTCGCGCCGTCTGGGAGGGCTGGCACACCATCTCGACGCCGATGCGGTCTGACTACACCCGATTTGTGGAACTGGGAAACAAGGGTGCGCGCGAACTCGGCTTCGCCGATACCGGAGCCATGTGGCGGATGAAGTACGACATGCCCGCCGATGACTTCACGAAGGAACTCGACCGCCTATGGCAGCAGGTCCGGCCGCTGTATGAGTCGCTGCACGCGTACGTGCGTCTCAAACTGCGGGAAAAATATGGCGACGTCGTTCCTGCCGACGGCCCTATCCCGGCCCACCTGTTAGGCAATATCTGGGCACAGGATTGGTCGAATGTGTATGGGCTCGTCTCGCCGGGGAGCGCGGATCCCGGGTACTCGTTGTCCGACATCCTCAAGGGCAGGAAAGCGTCGGCCGTGGACATGGTCAAGATGGGTGAGCGATTCTATTCGTCGCTCGGCCTGGCACCGATGCCCGGCACGTTCTGGACGCGGTCCTTGTTCACCAAGCCGCAGGACCGTGATGTGGTGTGCCACGCCAGCGCCTGGGACGTGGACTACGAAGACGACTTGCGCATCAAGATGTGCATCGATGCGACCGATGAAGACTTTTCGACGATCCATCACGAGCTTGGGCACAACTACTACCAGCGCGCGTACAAGGCCCTGCCGACGATTTATCGTGACAGCGCCAACGATGGGTTCCACGAAGCCATCGGCGACACGATTGCGTTGTCCATCACGCCCGAGTACCTCGTCAAGATCGGCCTGATCGACAAGGCGCCTGATGCATCGCGAGACCTCGGTCTGCTCATGGGGCGTGCGCTCGAAAAGGTGGCCTTCCTGCCCTTCAGCCTGCTGGTGGATCAGTGGAGATGGCAGGTGTTCTCCGGGCAGATCGCTCCGGCCGACTACAACAAGGCGTGGTGGGCATTGCGGCTCAAGTACCAGGGCGTCGCGCCGGCCTCGGCACGGGGCGAGGAATATTTTGATCCGGGCGCGAAGTATCACGTGCCGGGGAACACGCCCTATACCCGGTACTTCCTTGCCCACATCCTGCAGTTCCAGTTCCATCGCGAATTGTCCAAAACCGCTGGATGCACGTCGCCGCTCCACAGATGTTCGATTTACAACAGTGCAGACGCTGGCAGGCGTCTGGATGCCATGATGAAGATGGGGCTGTCAAAACCGTGGCCCGACGCGCTCGACGCCCTGGCCGGATCGCGCCAGATGGATGCCACCGCGATCGTGGACTACTTCGCGCCGCTCAAAACATGGCTTGACGCGCAACTCAAGGGCACACCGGTAGGATGGTAG
- a CDS encoding putative metal-dependent hydrolase: MTIEELRYPTGKWVKVPNPDAATREALIAAVAGVPSALSIALTGLTEAQLDTPYRPGGWSPRQIVHHLADSHMNAFIRLKLGITETNPTIKPYEEQTWAETPDSRDAPIACSMSIIEGLHARWAQLLRSLDASAFDRTIQHPERGPMSLGDLLGLYAWHGNHHTVQILKMRERMGW; this comes from the coding sequence ATGACGATTGAGGAATTGAGATACCCGACGGGCAAGTGGGTGAAAGTGCCGAACCCTGACGCTGCCACACGGGAGGCCCTGATCGCGGCGGTGGCCGGTGTTCCGTCGGCGTTGAGCATCGCCCTCACCGGACTCACAGAGGCGCAGCTCGACACTCCGTATCGACCCGGTGGATGGAGCCCGCGCCAGATCGTGCACCACCTGGCCGACAGCCACATGAATGCATTCATCCGCCTCAAACTGGGCATCACGGAAACCAATCCCACGATCAAGCCCTACGAGGAGCAGACCTGGGCGGAAACGCCAGACAGTAGAGACGCGCCCATCGCGTGTTCAATGTCGATCATCGAAGGTCTGCACGCCCGCTGGGCGCAGCTGCTGCGATCACTCGACGCATCGGCGTTCGACAGGACGATTCAGCACCCTGAGCGCGGCCCGATGAGCCTGGGCGACTTGCTCGGGTTGTACGCGTGGCACGGCAATCACCACACCGTGCAGATCCTGAAGATGCGCGAACGGATGGGCTGGTAG